Proteins from a genomic interval of Sander vitreus isolate 19-12246 chromosome 6, sanVit1, whole genome shotgun sequence:
- the setd2 gene encoding histone-lysine N-methyltransferase SETD2 isoform X1: MYSSQARISVWNKREEGSSASVKVEGLSKAALIKSLSPRVMLSNHLLPKGTKMKVNLEDQGRQKVSFSFAQTKKPLQSVFFIPASPDKSVAEPNTALSQSTSDKEGQKTDSKTEQNQTPMVQTPMAETPSQTPVSSATKLKTVLAKMHFKKQILSVSVTEERPTSVVPEEPHSPELQVLQKTTSAAEFPTPQPQNVVNVCPSDNAHIEAPETMVTPSLKKTTASSGKDGESSSSAEQDNKVDKRKTRSQFDSAPPGSESDGDLGQISSSRKSLDSRSKTNSDSRSKEVKKSSSGSHVEEKEKSSSKRSENHERSSSYSKPDRDSRHTSLRSSRSDKDRRRSRSRSRSRSRGSRTSSSHSRSERSRGDRGSRSERSYYHDSDRRSHRSSPRRERRRSRSRTDRTRDSSDSEDDHRKTRTRTRTSDSSRLSAHSSSHKESKSSSYSKSEKFSKSADSPHSSEMDKKTQSSKSEKTSKRLSDSDSQRKCSPDLGSSYRKSSSHYKSETNSKSSSSSMHTHPQTYEKRQKSSSSDSEVDHKGKSQASDKSSGSEENCKNSLKKNSRPDSKQMTPSRSSVNTSGYDRQSNDIFHSPGKAPSCANTTESYSQSENEKSDSQQSGNEHRSKDFKDMVSCTDKSLQEESSKRSKETKSDLEVETSAITSSESLTHVNAALENLTNVKNSLSSNYQPHVKSNADVLNSCSSNDSIMCSQGKKDVDCLPGPKSLLDTTDIPVTHDVEQNTKPEIVKVLTVGTKSDSSCLEFEDQLTREQQNMDTVKKSSSTTKKSRWDIVGQDTSESDNSQRTLCAESKPTVKKVISVKKIKFSKDSCQQDSDIKDTLQQETETHSKLVKQTDISTQDVGSDSTSMTDKYKDQSEPSQAGTSIDHCDLKLSVSQKTNTDEPLHVNDTSQVDKAAKMQRWNGDDHEEKFKGSVNKSKLSKRTLHQDALGGQSEVSDSDNSEYDSDCGEAIKRLHSVVVVPKNSSLTIDTQDTGASPCRLMNSSELQNVNIIEVPNQVPQQRQGSPSAFLETSGPCAGINDSSHSSVLCQSQSNMIDSTSHLEGSSSISAQPYMAGHIGAHGSATDPAHSLDNFRQCAQGHKQHNVSSRGEIMYSHYQHDDFSNADNINDKNGFSLGWDFSQLEQPSSTYQQPDSSHGPHLPNTKLTETSPKEQEHRQSNATWNHQSPNTQTSRQPYLHVHEHYQDFAGEIHPDSLTNDHDDYSGDKLSDLSKTAVECSGPNTPGSSSFVQGHEISSNSRGSVVPDPPREDNFRPHRGRGPPKKRRPEIESDSDNEAEAGPAGKRERQGDADVSKETHVKAVVQRPLLNLREFQDANKWKEFAKSKKMPPYFDLIEENLYLTERKKSKSHRDIKRMQCECPVLPREERARGVLACGEDCLNRLLMIECSSRCLNGAYCSNRRFQMKQHADFEVILTEDKGWGLRAARDLAPNTFVLEYCGEVLDHKEFKTRVKEYARNKNIHYYFMSLRNNEIIDATLKGNCSRFMNHSCEPNCETQKWTVNGQLRVGFFTSKVVPAGAELTFDYQFQRYGKEAQKCFCGAPSCRGFLGGENRVSVRAAGGKMKKDRSRKSALTTVDEELEALLENGEGLYDEKQVVSLCRLMVRVETMEQKLTCLKLIQDTQNPSCLKQFLDHHGLSLLWIFMVELSEAKGNSANNIKLQLEIMKTLAVLPISTKNMLEESRVLTFIQRWAQTKTLPHPAEMDGYSSENTSRAQTPLNTPDGSSTKLGPELDGDTSKPAVYRRLKIISENSLDSALSDASKASDGKEEEEEDDDEEEEESSHAGLPDGKPLKEEPVCEAADPTKGTMEESVKEEGQVKGEEEEETRMSSSSQHQPQTEEVKEKMDSEIEIEMKEDTSEGHTDELEEPKEPCQEQESGEEQTTQAVTEKAELEGDQPTVKVLESEIQSIQTDVADLPPEPPLENMEAQAETKEAEKPPPGSEAPPDESISDAAQSSETPEASMPSEVIVTPVDPSVIGTPSQDEEEGVSDVESERSQEPPLNALDICGMAARLLDSWKDLKEVYRIPKKSQVEKEANDRSRDRDTALTPRTTSGSREREREREKERERDRDRDYDRDRDRDWDRERDRDRDRDRDRDRDRDRDRDRDRDRDRVSDKTPQRSTERRRRRSTSPPSSYERSSRRTEERFDSSNSSKTRGVGGKDRNKLSTEERRKLFEQEVAQREAQKQQQLQQQQQQQLQTMAYDSALAYASSPGFITYPPGYPIQTFVDPTNPNAGKVLLPTPPVEPTLNYEETPPLRLISDLGLSSPSPTSQATPVSNLSQHITTTDLATGNPQQYAQPTVATQDTGVAVLSVPAQVAPQVHSQQSYTTLWDPTTQQAVTVQTQPGQQYATAPAQAQTQTAIYYQGQPCQTIYSIPTAYPQANTPVIQAYTEPTASYLHSQPVYPGHQQGVVVQQGGTVTTIVTSQTVQQEMIVPNNVIDLPPPSPPKPKTIVLPPNWKVARDPEGKIYYYHIVTRQTQWDPPTWDGCSDNTSVDHESEMDLGTPTYDENPSKFSTKTAEADTSSELAKKSKETFRKEMSQFIVQCLNPFRKPDCKLGRISNTEDFKHLARKLTHGVMNKELKACTNPEDLECNENVKHKTKEYIKKYMQRFGTVYRPKEDTEVC; this comes from the exons ATGTACAGCAGCCAAGCGAGGATCAGTGTGTGGAATAAAAG AGAGGAAGGGAGTAGTGCCTCG GTGAAGGTGGAGGGCCTATCTAAGGCAGCTCTAATCAAAAGCCTGTCTCCCAGAGTCATGCTATCCAACCATCTTTTGCCTAAAGGGACCAAGATGAAGGTCAACCTAGAGGATCAGGGTCGTCAGAAAGTGTCCTTTAGCTTTGCACAGACCAAGAAGCCCCTGCAGAGCGTGTTCTTCATCCCTGCCAGTCCTGACAAGTCTGTTGCTGAGCCTAACACTGCCTTGTCACAGTCAACCTCAGACAAAGAAGGGCAGAAAACAGACAGCAAAACTGAGCAAAACCAGACACCCATGGTGCAAACACCAATGGCAGAGACACCTTCTCAAACACCAGTCTCCTCAGCCACTAAACTGAAAACCGTCTTAGCAAAGATGCATTTCAAGAAGCAAATTCTAAGTGTCTCTGTGACTGAAGAGAGACCAACATCTGTTGTACCAGAGGAGCCGCACTCTCCGGAGTTGCAGGTTCTACAGAAAACAACAAGTGCAGCTGAATTTCCAACACCCCAGCCTCAGAATGTTGTCAATGTCTGCCCCTCTGATAATGCCCACATTGAAGCCCCTGAGACAATGGTAACCCCTAGCCTCAAGAAGACAACTGCTTCCTCaggaaaagatggagagagtTCCAGCAGCGCTGAGCAGGATAATAAGGTAGACAAAAGGAAAACCAGGTCCCAGTTTGATAGTGCTCCCCCTGGCTCAGAATCTGATGGAGATTTAGGCCAGATATCTTCTAGTCGCAAATCACTTGACTCCAGAAGTAAAACAAACTCTGACAGCAGAAGCAAAGAGGTAAAAAAGTCTTCCTCTGGTTCACATgtggaggaaaaggaaaaaagttcCTCTAAGCGGTCAGAGAATCATGAAAGATCTTCTAGTTACTCCAAACCAGACCGTGATTCGAGACACACATCCTTACGCTCATCTCGATCAGACAAAGATCGCAGAAGGTCCAGGTCTAGATCACGGTCTAGATCAAGAGGGTCTCGAACAAGTTCATCTCACTCCAGATCAGAGAGATCCCGAGGTGACAGAGGATCACGCTCTGAAAGGTCTTACTATCATGATTCTGATCGGAGATCACACCGGAGTTCTCCACGCAGAGAGAGAAGACGTTCTCGCTCTCGCACTGACAGAACTCGGGACAGTTCTGACTCTGAGGATGACCATAGGAAGACAAGGACAAGGACAAGGACAAGTGACTCCAGTAGATTATCCGCCCATTCAAGTTCACATAAAGAGTCAAAATCGTCTTCCTACTCAAAGTCTGAGAAATTCTCTAAATCTGCAGATTCGCCTCACTCTTCAGAGAtggataaaaaaacacaatcttCAAAGTCTGAAAAAACTTCAAAGCGACTATCAGACTCTGATTCCCAGCGCAAGTGCTCTCCTGATCTGGGCTCGAGTTACCGTAAATCTAGCAGCCATTACAAGTCAGAGACCAACAGCAAATCCTCTTCTTCCAGTATGCATACTCACCCTCAAACATATGAAAAACGGCAAAAAAGCAGCTCTAGTGACTCTGAGGTAGATCATAAGGGAAAATCACAGGCCTCTGACAAAAGCTCTGGCTCAGAGGAGAACTGTAAAAACTCTCTAAAGAAAAACAGTAGACCGGACTCGAAGCAGATGACCCCTTCTAGATCTTCTGTGAACACCAGCGGATATGATAGACAATCAAATGACATATTTCACAGCCCTGGCAAAGCACCATCGTGTGCAAACACCACAGAATCGTATTCTCAGAGTGAAAACGAAAAATCAGATTCCCAACAAAGTGGAAATGAACATAGAAGTAAGGACTTTAAAGACATGGTATCATGCACTGATAAGAGTTTGCAAGAAGAGTCATCCAAGAGGTCAAAGGAAACCAAATCGGATCTTGAAGTTGAGACCTCCGCTATAACCTCGAGTGAAAGCCTAACGCATGTAAATGCCGCCCTGGAAAACTTGACCAATGTGAAAAACAGCCTTTCTTCTAATTATCAACCACACGTGAAATCAAATGCAGATGTCTTAAATTCATGCAGTAGTAATGATAGTATAATGTGCAGCCAGGGCAAGAAAGATGTTGACTGTTTACCAGGGCCAAAGTCCTTACTTGATACAACAGATATACCTGTCACCCATGATGTCGAACAGAACACTAAACCAGAGATTGTTAAAGTTTTGACAGTCGGCACAAAATCTGATTCATCCTGTCTTGAATTTGAGGATCAGCTGACACGTGAACAGCAAAATATGGATACTGTTAAAAAGAGCAGCAGTACTACCAAAAAGTCCCGATGGGATATTGTTGGGCAGGACACCTCAGAGAGTGATAATTCACAGAGGACACTTTGTGCAGAGAGTAAGCCTACTGTTAAAAAAGTGATCTCTGTCAAAAAAATTAAGTTTTCTAAAGACAGTTGCCAACAAGACTCTGACATTAAAGATACTTTACAGCAAGAAACTGAAACACATTCCAAACTGGTGAAGCAGACTGATATCTCTACGCAGGACGTCGGCTCAGACAGCACATCCATGACCGATAAATACAAAGACCAAAGTGAGCCTTCACAAGCAGGCACCAGCATTGACCACTGTgacttaaaactaagtgtttcTCAAAAAACCAACACAGATGAGCCTCTGCACGTAAATGATACATCACAGGTTGACAAAGCTGCAAAGATGCAGCGTTGGAATGGCGATGATCATGAAGAAAAATTCAAGGGCAGCGTTAACAAGAGCAAATTGAGTAAGAGAACATTACATCAGGATGCATTAGGAGGACAGAGTGAGGTTAGTGATAGTGACAATTCAGAGTATGACTCTGATTGTGGTGAGGCTATAAAACGATTACACTCTGTGGTGGTGGTGCCAAAGAATTCTTCCCTAACAATCGATACACAGGACACAGGAGCTTCCCCATGCAGGCTAATGAATAGTTCAGAACTACAGAATGTGAATATCATTGAAGTCCCAAATCAAGTCCCACAACAAAGGCAGGGGAGTCCTTCAGCATTCTTGGAGACCAGTGGTCCCTGTGCTGGTATTAATGATTCATCCCATAGCAGCGTGTTGTGCCAATCCCAGAGTAATATGATTGATAGCACCAGTCACTTGGAGGGTTCCAGCTCCATCAGTGCGCAGCCTTACATGGCTGGTCATATCGGTGCCCATGGAAGTGCCACAGATCCTGCCCACAGCCTTGATAATTTCAGACAGTGTGCGCAAGGGCACAAACAGCATAATGTAAGTAGCAGAGGTGAAATCATGTACTCCCATTACCAACATGATGATTTCTCCAATGCTGACAATATCAATGACAAGAATGGATTCAGCCTGGGTTGGGATTTTTCGCAATTAGAACAACCCAGTAGTACATACCAGCAGCCTGATAGCAGTCACGGGCCACATCTACCAAACACTAAACTGACTGAAACCTCTCCTAAGGAACAGGAGCACCGGCAGAGTAATGCCACCTGGAACCACCAATCCCCAAACACACAGACTAGCAGACAACCCTACCTTCATGTGCATGAACATTATCAGGATTTTGCAGGGGAAATCCATCCTGACTCCCTAACTAATGACCACGATGACTACAGTGGGGATAAACTATCTGATCTCAGTAAAACAGCTGTTGAATGCAGTGGACCTAACACTCCTGGGTCATCAAGCTTTGTACAAGGGCATGAAATAAGCAGCAACAGCAGGGGCTCTGTTGTGCCTGACCCCCCTAGAGAAGACAATTTTAGACCCCACAGAGGCCGGGGCCCTCCCAAGAAAAGGCGGCCAGAGATTGAGTCAGATTCAGACAATGAGGCAGAAGCTGGGCCTGCAGGCAAGAGGGAGCGTCAAGGAGATGCTGACGTCTCTAAGGAAACTCATGTCAAAGCCGTGGTGCAACGTCCATTACTCAATCTGCGAGAATTTCAAGACGCCAATAAATGGAAAGAGTTTGCCAAGTCTAAGAAGATGCCCCCTTACTTTGACTTGATTGAGGAGAACCTGTACCTGACTGAGAG AAAAAAGAGCAAATCTCACCGAGATATCAAAAGAATGCAATGTGAGTGCCCAGTGCTGCCCAGAGAAGAGCGTGCAAGAGGAGTATTAGCATGCGGGGAAGACTGTTTAAACCGGCTGCTGATGATTGAGTG ctCCTCACGGTGCCTGAATGGAGCCTACTGCTCTAATCGACGCTTTCAGATGAAACAACATGCAGACTTCGAGGTTATCCTCACAGAAGACAAGGGCTGGGGTCTACGGGCAGCAAGAGACTTGGCTCC AAATACCTTTGTACTGGAATACTGTGGGGAGGTATTGGACCACAAGGAGTTCAAAACAAGGGTGAAAGAATATGCTCGCAATAAGAACATCCACTACTACTTCATGTCTCTAAGGAATAATGAG ATCATTGATGCAACGCTGAAGGGTAATTGCTCTCGGTTTATGAACCATAGCTGCGAGCCCAACTGTGAGACCCAAAAG TGGACTGTCAATGGCCAGCTTAGAGTTGGGTTCTTCACCTCCAAGGTGGTCCCTGCAGGAGCTGAACTGACGTTTGATTACCAGTTCCAGAGATATGG CAAAGAAGCACAGAAATGCTTCTGTGGAGCCCCAAGCTGCAGAGGCTTCCTGGGTGGGGAGAACAGAGTTAGTGTTCGGGCAGCTGGAGGGAAGATGAAGAAAGACCGCAGTCGAAAGAGTGCTCTCACCACG GTTGATGAGGAGCTTGAGGCGTTACTGGAGAATGGAGAAGGCCTGTATGATGAGAAACAGGTGGTGTCTCTCTGCAGACTAATGGTCCGAGTGGAAACCATGGAACAAAAACTCACCTGTCTCAAGCTCATACAA GATACTCAAAATCCATCATGCCTGAAGCAGTTCCTGGACCATCATGGATTGTCTTTGCTGTGGATCTTCATGGTGGAGCTTTCTGAAGCTAAAGGCAACAGTGCCAATAACATCAAATTGCAGTTAGAG ATTATGAAGACCTTGGCTGTGCTGCCTATCTCTACTAAGAACATGTTGGAGGAGAGCAGAGTCCTTACCTTCATCCAACGATGGGCCCAGACAAAAACTCTTCCTCACCCTGCTGAGATGGATGGCTACTCCAGTGAGAACACCTCCCGTGCTCAAACACCCCTCAACACTCCTGATGGGTCCTCCACCAAACTGGGACCAGAATTGGATGGTGACACCTCCAAACCTGCTGTGTACCGCCGCCTGAAAATCATCAGTGAAAACAGTCTAGACAGCGCACTCTCGGACGCTAGCAAAGCATCTGAtgggaaggaggaagaggaggaggacgatgatgaggaagaagaagaatccTCGCATGCAGGACTTCCTGATGGCAAACCGTTGAAGGAAGAGCCTGTGTGTGAAGCTGCAGATCCAACGAAAGGAACAATGGAAGAGTCGGTTAAAGAGGAGGGTCAGGTcaaaggggaggaagaggaagagactaGGATGAGTTCAAGCAGTCAACACCAACCTCAAACTGAGgaggtaaaagaaaaaatggaCTCGGAGATAGAGATTGAGATGAAAGAGGACACGAGTGAGGGTCATACGGATGAACTTGAGGAGCCAAAAGAGCCTTGTCAAGAACAGGAGAGTGGGGAGGAGCAGACCACTCAGGCAGTGACAGAAAAGGCTGAACTAGAAGGAGACCAGCCCACCGTTAAAGTTCTCGAGTCAGAGATTCAGTCCATCCAAACAGATGTTGCTGATCTTCCACCTGAGCCGCCTTTAGAAAATATGGAGGCCCAAGCAGAGACAAAAGAGGCTGAGAAACCTCCTCCTGGCAGTGAGGCGCCGCCTGATGAATCTATCTCTGATGCTGCCCAAAGCTCTGAGACCCCTGAGGCCAGTATGCCCTCTGAGGTCATAGTGACACCCGTGGACCCATCAGTGATAGGAACTCCTTCtcaggatgaagaggaaggtGTCTCAGATGTGGAGAGTGAGAGGAGTCAGGAGCCCCCACTCAATGCTTTGGACATTTGTGGCATGGCTGCCAGGCTTCTGGACAGCTGGAAGGATCTGAAG GAGGTGTACAGAATACCAAAGAAGAGTCAGGTGGAAAAGGAAGCAAATG ATCGCAGCCGAGATCGAGACACAGCTTTGACGCCACGTACAACTTCTGGTAGCAGAGAGCGTGAAAGAGAGCGGGAGAAGGAGCGGGAACGTGACAGAGACCGAGATTATGACCGAGACAGGGATCGAGACtgggacagggagagagacagagaccgcGACAGAGACCGCGACAGAGACCGCGACAGAGACCGCGACAGAGACCGCGACAGAGACCGTGATCGAGTCTCTGACAAAACTCCACAACGCAGCacggagagacggaggagacgCTCCACTTCACCACCCTCATCCTACGAGAGGAGCAGCCGACGCACTGAGGAACG GTTTGACTCCTCTAACAGCAGCAAGACACGGGGAGTTGGTGGAAAGGATCGCAACAAGTTGTCCACAGAGGAGCGACGGAAGCTGTTTGAGCAGGAGGTTGCCCAGCGGGAAGCccagaaacaacaacagcttcaacagcagcagcagcagcagcttcaaaCTATGGCTTATGACTCTGCTCTGGCCTATGCCTCCAGCCCTGGCTTCATCACCTACCCTCCTGGATATCCCATCCAGACCTTTGTGGATCCCACCAACCCCAATGCAGGCAAAGTACTGCTACCTACCCCTCCGGTTGAGCCCACCCTGAACTATGAAGAGACACCTCCTCTGCGTCTTATCTCAGACCTGGGACTGTCCTCTCCATCCCCCACTTCCCAGGCCACTCCAGTCTCTAATCTTTCTCAGCACATCACCACAACCGACCTCGCCACTGGCAACCCCCAACAGTATGCCCAGCCAACTGTAGCAACTCAGGACACGGGTGTAGCTGTCCTCTCTGTACCCGCCCAGGTGGCCCCTCAGGTACACAGCCAGCAGAGCTACACTACTCTCTGGGATCCCACTACTCAGCAGGCAGTGACTGTGCAGACACAGCCTGGACAGCAGTACGCCACAGCTCCAGCACAGGctcagacacagacagccatCTATTACCAGGGTCAACCATGCCAAACCATCTACAGCATCCCCACCGCCTACCCACAGGCCAACACTCCCGTCATACAG GCGTACACCGAACCCACAGCCAGCTACCTGCACAGCCAGCCTGTGTATCCTGGCCATCAGCAGGGAGTGGTGGTGCAGCAGGGAGGCACAGTCACCACCATTGTCACATCCCAAACTGTCCAACAG GAAATGATTGTACCCAACAATGTGATAGACctgcctcctccctctccccccaaACCCAAAACTATCGTCCTACCTCCCAACTGGAAAGTGGCCCGGGACCCTGAAGGCAAGATCTACTACTACCATATTGTCACAAG GCAAACACAGTGGGACCCTCCAACCTGGGATGGATGTAGTGACAACACTAGTGTGGACCATGAATCCGAGATGGACCTTGGAACACCCACCTATGATGAGAATCCTTCCAAG TTCTCCACAAAGACAGCTGAAGCAGACACTTCCAGTGAGCTGGCTAAAAAGAGTAAAGAGACATTTCGCAAAGAG ATGTCCCAGTTCATAGTGCAATGTTTAAATCCTTTTCGGAAGCCAGACTGCAAACTTGGACGTATCAGCAACACAGAAGATTTCAAACACCTGGCTAGAAAG TTAACTCATGGTGTTATGAATAAGGAGTTGAAAGCTTGCACTAATCCAGAGGACCTTGAGTGTAACGAGAATGTGAAGCACAAGACAAAGGAGTACATCAAGAAGTACATGCAGAGATTTGGAACCGTGTACAGgcccaaggaggacacagaggtgTGCTAG